The DNA segment TGTCATCAGAGGTCTCAAGCATTTTTTTAATGCCGCCTATCCTGTAATAAACGCTCTTTCGCACTGCAAGGGATTCGCCATTTGCAAAATACAGCCCAATTTTTGAGAATCCGACGCCTATTGGGTAAATTATATACTCGCAGAAAATCTTTTCAGTAAGGCTTTTTTCCTTCATGCGGACCTTTCCAATCACGCCGCTTATTTTTTTGTCGGAAAAAGGCCTTATCATATCGGAAAGCCAGTCAGGATAATAATAATTGTCAGCTGTTGCAAACACGAGTATCTCGCCATTTGCGGCACTTGCCCCAACAACCCTGCCTTCGGCAATTGTGGTTTTTGGGCAAAGCACCACCCTTGCCCCCCTCTGCCTTGCAATTTTTGCAGTTCCATCAGTGCTTTTTGCATCGGAGACTATTACCTCAAAGCCAAAACCCGGCCTTTGCGCCATTATCGAGTCAAGCGTGCTTCCAAGGTATTTTTCCTCCATGAATGTTGGTATTATCACACTTGCTTTTGGCTGCCTTGCTTTGCCTGCAACTCCCCATCCTGCATTCCTTTTTGCCATGCCCTAGTTTGTGCGCAAGGAATTAATATCTATGGCAGCCTAAAACCACTAACAAATCATGGCAAACAGCCCCTATGCACTAATGACTGTTTGTCTAAA comes from the Candidatus Parvarchaeota archaeon genome and includes:
- a CDS encoding glycosyltransferase — protein: MAKRNAGWGVAGKARQPKASVIIPTFMEEKYLGSTLDSIMAQRPGFGFEVIVSDAKSTDGTAKIARQRGARVVLCPKTTIAEGRVVGASAANGEILVFATADNYYYPDWLSDMIRPFSDKKISGVIGKVRMKEKSLTEKIFCEYIIYPIGVGFSKIGLYFANGESLAVRKSVYYRIGGIKKMLETSDD